Proteins encoded in a region of the Scrofimicrobium sp. R131 genome:
- the gnpA gene encoding 1,3-beta-galactosyl-N-acetylhexosamine phosphorylase → MEARLTLPIETGIDREIRELMDRLGVDAVRNSDGTELPDWVSEGIAKVYSTYFPARGDKEWEAQSAGERVCQFLMSDPVTASSADPLEINVMRGYLPAQFRPDTDCDRGKYWQVIDRTTGRTLAPEEWSVVAAAPLPLVDPVAKVGEYPAEAASAIVTIAAPEPFHSYTVNFLAQQVWDSTQMYNYLTNDWADDPKRTKDQPYDVAYHRTWEHVRSALARWLQDHPEVDVVRFTTFFYHFTLVFDDRAREKYVDWFGYSASVSIPALEKFAQQYGYELTPEDFVDGGHYNTPFRLPTKRFRDWIDFTSREVAAKAGELVREVHEAGREAMMFLGDNWMGMEPYGPHFPAIGLDAVVGSVGSAATCRMIADIPGVKYTEGRFLPYFFPDVFNPEGDPVKEANDSWLTARRAIVRHPLDRIGYGGYLSLALKHPDFIDRMEAIVREFRSLHTESGGLRPANARPVVAVLNAWGKLRTWQTHMVAHALWYKQIYSYLGVIESLAGLPFDVRFLSFDEVLETGIPADVSVLINAGTRDTAFSGGQAWADPRLQTAVREFVWRGGGLVGVGEPTAASPAQGPFLALADVFGVDREIGWTLSHTRHPVATEGHFVTTDLQERFDFGEDPGEVVTLGATVLAQSEGSVRIAVHAFGSGRAVYLAGLPYSPQNSRLLHRSLLWAAGAEAEWASVLASTNPQVEVAYYPDVNRCFVYNNTDQPAGTHLTGPGVDEELELAPMEGRWLDL, encoded by the coding sequence ATGGAAGCTCGACTGACCCTGCCCATCGAAACCGGCATTGACCGGGAGATTCGTGAGCTAATGGACCGCCTCGGCGTCGACGCGGTCCGCAACTCCGACGGGACCGAACTGCCCGACTGGGTCTCCGAAGGGATTGCGAAGGTGTACTCCACCTACTTCCCGGCCCGCGGCGACAAAGAGTGGGAGGCGCAAAGCGCCGGCGAACGGGTCTGCCAGTTCCTGATGTCGGATCCGGTCACCGCCTCCTCCGCCGACCCGCTTGAGATCAACGTGATGCGCGGCTACCTGCCCGCCCAGTTCCGCCCGGACACCGACTGCGATCGGGGCAAGTACTGGCAGGTGATTGACCGCACGACCGGCCGGACCCTGGCCCCGGAGGAATGGTCGGTGGTGGCCGCTGCGCCGCTGCCCCTGGTGGACCCGGTGGCCAAGGTGGGCGAGTACCCGGCCGAGGCCGCCTCGGCTATCGTCACGATCGCGGCCCCCGAGCCCTTCCACTCGTACACGGTCAACTTCCTGGCCCAGCAGGTCTGGGACTCGACCCAGATGTACAACTACCTGACCAACGACTGGGCGGACGACCCGAAGCGGACCAAAGATCAGCCCTACGACGTGGCCTACCACCGCACCTGGGAACACGTGCGCTCGGCCCTGGCCCGGTGGCTGCAGGACCACCCGGAGGTGGACGTCGTCCGGTTCACCACGTTCTTCTACCATTTCACCCTGGTTTTCGATGACCGGGCCCGGGAAAAGTACGTCGACTGGTTCGGTTACTCCGCCTCGGTGTCGATTCCGGCGCTGGAAAAGTTCGCGCAGCAGTACGGGTACGAGCTGACCCCGGAGGACTTCGTCGACGGTGGGCACTACAACACTCCGTTCCGCCTGCCGACCAAGCGGTTCCGGGACTGGATCGACTTCACCTCGCGCGAGGTGGCCGCCAAGGCGGGCGAGCTGGTGCGCGAAGTTCACGAGGCCGGCCGGGAAGCCATGATGTTCCTGGGCGACAACTGGATGGGGATGGAACCCTACGGCCCGCACTTCCCGGCCATCGGCCTGGACGCGGTGGTCGGCTCGGTGGGTTCGGCCGCCACCTGCCGGATGATCGCCGACATCCCCGGGGTCAAGTACACGGAGGGTCGGTTCCTGCCCTACTTCTTCCCCGACGTCTTCAACCCGGAGGGGGACCCGGTCAAAGAGGCCAATGACTCCTGGCTGACCGCACGCCGGGCCATCGTCCGCCACCCGCTCGACCGAATTGGCTACGGCGGATACCTGTCCCTGGCGCTCAAACACCCGGACTTCATCGACCGGATGGAGGCGATTGTTCGCGAGTTCCGCTCCCTGCACACCGAGTCTGGTGGGCTGCGCCCGGCCAACGCCCGCCCGGTGGTGGCAGTGCTGAACGCCTGGGGGAAGCTCCGCACCTGGCAGACTCACATGGTGGCCCACGCCCTCTGGTACAAGCAGATTTACTCCTACCTCGGGGTGATCGAGTCGCTGGCGGGCCTGCCGTTCGACGTTCGGTTCCTCTCCTTTGACGAGGTGCTGGAAACCGGGATTCCCGCCGACGTCTCTGTCCTGATCAACGCCGGCACCCGGGACACCGCTTTCTCCGGCGGGCAGGCGTGGGCCGACCCGCGGCTACAGACCGCGGTCCGCGAGTTCGTGTGGCGCGGCGGCGGCCTGGTGGGCGTGGGCGAGCCGACTGCTGCCTCCCCGGCCCAGGGGCCGTTCCTGGCTCTGGCCGACGTCTTCGGGGTGGACCGGGAGATTGGCTGGACCCTGTCCCACACCCGCCACCCGGTTGCGACCGAGGGGCACTTCGTCACCACCGACCTGCAGGAACGCTTCGACTTCGGGGAAGACCCCGGCGAGGTGGTTACGCTGGGAGCCACCGTCCTGGCCCAGAGCGAAGGGTCGGTCCGGATCGCGGTGCACGCCTTCGGCTCGGGCCGGGCCGTGTACCTGGCCGGACTGCCGTACTCCCCGCAAAACTCGCGTCTGCTCCACCGGTCCCTGCTGTGGGCCGCCGGGGCGGAAGCGGAGTGGGCCTCGGTGCTGGCCTCCACCAACCCGCAGGTGGAAGTGGCCTACTACCCGGACGTGAACCGGTGCTTCGTCTACAACAACACGGATCAGCCGGCCGGGACGCACCTGACCGGGCCCGGGGTGGACGAAGAGCTGGAGCTGGCCCCAATGGAAGGCCGCTGGCTGGATCTCTAA
- a CDS encoding SIS domain-containing protein, which yields MSFTTEEIFSQPQCWRQAAALPTDHLPQPGQSVAVIGCGTSWFIAQAYTAKREAAGHGVSDAFTATEFPYDRSYDQIICLSRSGTTTEIIDVMRRLQAEGRPSLLITAVGEGPAAPYARAEVVLDFADETSVVQTRFATSALAWLRHSLGDDIEQVARDGEAALALPLESSWVAADQVTFLGTGWTVGLATEAGLKCREAAQFWTESYPAMEYRHGPISIAQPGRLVWVFGAVPTGLDEDVAETGAELVTSDLDPQAFLIVAQRLAVAWAERKGLHPDTPRHLTRSIILS from the coding sequence ATGTCGTTCACCACCGAGGAAATTTTCTCCCAACCGCAGTGCTGGCGACAGGCCGCCGCCCTGCCCACCGATCATCTCCCCCAGCCCGGCCAATCCGTGGCCGTCATTGGCTGCGGCACCTCCTGGTTCATCGCCCAGGCCTACACCGCCAAGCGGGAAGCCGCGGGGCACGGGGTTTCGGATGCGTTCACCGCCACCGAGTTCCCCTACGATCGCAGCTACGATCAGATCATCTGCCTGTCCCGTTCGGGCACCACCACCGAAATCATCGACGTGATGCGCCGCCTGCAGGCCGAAGGCCGGCCCAGCCTGCTGATCACCGCGGTGGGAGAGGGCCCGGCCGCTCCCTACGCCCGGGCCGAAGTGGTTCTCGACTTTGCCGACGAGACCTCCGTGGTTCAGACCCGGTTCGCCACCTCCGCCCTCGCCTGGCTGCGCCACTCCCTCGGGGACGACATCGAACAGGTTGCCCGCGACGGCGAAGCAGCCCTGGCCCTCCCGCTGGAGTCGTCCTGGGTGGCAGCCGACCAGGTCACCTTCCTCGGCACCGGCTGGACCGTGGGGTTGGCCACTGAAGCCGGCCTGAAATGCCGGGAAGCAGCCCAGTTCTGGACCGAGTCCTACCCGGCCATGGAATACCGCCACGGACCCATTTCCATTGCCCAGCCCGGCCGCCTCGTCTGGGTCTTCGGTGCGGTCCCCACCGGCCTGGATGAGGATGTCGCCGAAACCGGTGCCGAATTGGTAACCTCGGACCTAGATCCGCAAGCCTTCCTGATCGTGGCTCAGCGACTGGCGGTGGCCTGGGCGGAGCGCAAGGGACTTCATCCCGACACCCCGCGACACCTGACCCGCTCGATCATCCTGTCCTAG
- a CDS encoding ROK family protein — protein MKRAIGIDVGGTSIVGAVVGTDGTYTDTSRIPTPRTGAADVCAAVGQLARDLRLRDPDVADTVGVCLPGIIDQRTGTGITSANLGWANSPLRDLLEAASGHPVLIAQDVRSGAMAEARWGIGLDSFYYLALGTGLGAATILDGRPHSINPLAGEIGQYLVPDPDTGDLVRLEELVSATGLIARARRFGLIGPEAGAREVIELGTATSRRLVEDSMRILGQALAPALFMLGPLPVVLGGGPSGGGSLLTEPLADELARQLRPLGAQVPVLTAKLGDKSQMIGAAALVFTEK, from the coding sequence GTGAAACGAGCGATCGGGATCGATGTCGGTGGGACCAGCATCGTCGGAGCCGTAGTTGGAACCGACGGCACCTACACCGACACGTCACGCATCCCCACCCCTCGCACGGGGGCGGCCGACGTCTGCGCCGCCGTGGGACAGCTGGCCCGGGACCTGCGCCTGCGCGACCCGGACGTGGCCGACACGGTTGGGGTCTGCCTGCCCGGAATCATCGATCAGCGGACCGGCACCGGCATCACGTCAGCCAACCTGGGCTGGGCCAACTCTCCCCTCCGAGACCTGCTGGAGGCCGCCTCGGGCCACCCGGTCCTGATCGCCCAGGACGTTCGCTCCGGCGCCATGGCCGAGGCACGCTGGGGCATCGGCCTCGATTCCTTCTACTACCTGGCCCTCGGCACCGGGCTGGGCGCGGCCACCATTTTGGACGGACGCCCCCACTCGATCAACCCGCTGGCCGGGGAAATTGGCCAGTATCTAGTGCCAGACCCGGACACCGGCGACCTGGTCCGCCTGGAAGAACTCGTCTCCGCCACCGGCCTGATTGCCCGGGCCCGTCGCTTCGGCCTGATCGGGCCGGAAGCCGGGGCGCGCGAGGTGATTGAGCTGGGCACGGCTACCTCCCGCCGGCTGGTGGAGGACTCGATGCGGATCCTCGGCCAAGCCCTGGCCCCCGCGCTGTTCATGCTCGGCCCCCTGCCGGTGGTGCTCGGGGGCGGCCCCTCCGGTGGCGGCTCCCTGCTGACCGAACCGCTGGCGGACGAACTGGCCCGCCAACTGCGCCCGCTTGGCGCCCAAGTTCCCGTTTTAACCGCCAAGCTGGGCGACAAGTCCCAGATGATTGGCGCGGCCGCCCTGGTCTTCACGGAGAAATAA
- a CDS encoding hexose kinase, whose translation MIWTITPNPAIDVTYRIPELRHGETHRVNEVQVNPGGKGINVARVLTQLGEEAGVSGLVGGATGTQLRELLAERAPTLIQDWVPAHVPTRTSIAVVDDRDATVFNEAGAPPRPEVWQELRGWMRRRIQPGDVVTICGSLPGDTPGDTYADLARTARELGAHTIVDTSGPALLAAAPYADLIKPNEAELLVATGAPTLAEALAQLHIPGAVALSRGADGMELHLDGQTWRGCAPEVIAGNPTGAGDAAVAAWAQFLAHGSSDWAEGLRSAIATSAAAVARPTAGEIDPDLRGDLLARIQIS comes from the coding sequence ATGATCTGGACCATCACCCCCAATCCCGCCATCGACGTCACCTACCGGATCCCCGAACTTCGACACGGCGAGACTCACCGGGTGAACGAGGTCCAGGTCAACCCGGGCGGGAAAGGAATCAACGTCGCCCGGGTGCTAACTCAGCTCGGCGAGGAGGCGGGGGTGAGCGGGCTGGTCGGCGGCGCCACCGGCACCCAGCTGCGCGAACTGCTGGCCGAACGCGCCCCCACCCTCATCCAGGATTGGGTCCCGGCCCACGTGCCCACCCGCACCTCCATTGCGGTCGTCGACGACCGGGATGCCACCGTGTTCAACGAGGCCGGCGCCCCCCCCCGCCCCGAAGTTTGGCAGGAACTGCGCGGGTGGATGCGTCGGCGGATCCAGCCGGGCGACGTGGTCACCATCTGCGGGTCGCTGCCCGGGGACACCCCCGGCGACACCTACGCGGACCTGGCCCGCACCGCGCGCGAACTGGGCGCCCACACGATCGTGGACACGTCCGGACCGGCCCTGCTGGCCGCCGCCCCCTATGCCGACCTGATTAAACCGAACGAGGCGGAACTGCTGGTCGCCACCGGCGCCCCCACGCTGGCCGAGGCGTTGGCCCAACTGCACATTCCGGGGGCGGTGGCCCTGTCCCGCGGCGCGGACGGGATGGAACTGCACCTGGACGGGCAGACTTGGCGCGGGTGCGCCCCCGAGGTGATCGCGGGAAACCCCACCGGAGCCGGGGATGCGGCCGTGGCCGCCTGGGCCCAGTTCCTGGCGCACGGCTCCTCCGACTGGGCCGAGGGCCTTCGATCCGCCATTGCCACCTCGGCCGCGGCGGTGGCCCGACCCACTGCCGGCGAAATAGACCCGGACCTGCGCGGCGACCTGCTCGCCCGCATCCAGATCAGCTGA
- a CDS encoding class II fructose-bisphosphate aldolase — MLADTAALARQAREAGQGLGAFNVILLEQAEAFVAAAESTGHPVVLQLSENAVKYHRGSLAPLGRALVALAEGSAAPVAVHLDHAEDTALCYQAIELGFTSIMYDGSKLPDDENRRTTAEIVRAAHAAGLSVEAELGEVGGKDGVHAPGARTDPADAAQFVADTGVDLLAVAVGTSHAMSTRDAVLDLDLIERLAAAVPVPLVLHGSSGVSDLGMQAAIRAGMVKINVSTHLNGVFTRAARVELDANPKLTDPRKYLGPGSTAMQKEAARLLNLYAI, encoded by the coding sequence ATGCTTGCTGATACCGCCGCCCTGGCACGCCAAGCCCGAGAGGCCGGCCAAGGCCTCGGGGCTTTCAACGTCATCCTGCTCGAACAGGCCGAGGCTTTCGTCGCCGCGGCCGAGTCCACCGGACACCCGGTGGTACTCCAGCTGAGCGAGAACGCGGTCAAGTACCACCGCGGTTCACTGGCACCCCTGGGTCGAGCCCTGGTGGCGCTGGCGGAGGGAAGTGCGGCCCCGGTGGCCGTCCACCTGGACCACGCCGAGGACACCGCCCTGTGCTACCAGGCCATTGAGCTGGGTTTCACCTCGATTATGTACGATGGCTCGAAACTGCCCGACGACGAAAACCGCCGCACTACCGCCGAAATTGTCCGCGCTGCTCACGCCGCCGGGCTCAGCGTCGAGGCGGAGCTGGGCGAGGTCGGCGGAAAAGACGGCGTTCACGCTCCCGGGGCGCGGACCGATCCGGCTGACGCCGCCCAGTTCGTGGCGGACACCGGGGTGGATCTGCTGGCAGTGGCGGTGGGCACCTCCCACGCGATGAGCACCCGGGACGCGGTCCTCGATTTGGACCTGATTGAGCGCCTGGCAGCCGCGGTGCCGGTCCCGTTGGTGCTGCACGGTTCCTCCGGCGTCTCAGACCTCGGGATGCAGGCCGCCATTCGCGCGGGCATGGTCAAGATCAACGTTTCCACCCACCTGAACGGGGTTTTCACCCGGGCCGCCCGCGTCGAGTTGGATGCAAACCCCAAGCTCACGGACCCGCGCAAGTATCTGGGCCCCGGCTCGACCGCGATGCAGAAGGAGGCCGCCCGCCTACTGAACCTATACGCGATCTGA
- a CDS encoding ABC transporter substrate-binding protein yields MALNKRNLLALTAVMSAAAIGLAGCGGSTGEQSKESDQSAPPASDSGEAVEINYLHRLPDGDGMTKVSEIVARWNEEHPDIQVTATKFDGKAAEMIKKLETDIAANNGPCLAQLGYAEVPEMFVKGLTEDVTEYADQYKDNFSGAFNMMKVGDTVVGLPQDTGPLVYYYNKAAFEDLGIQVPTNLEEFKTAAKTAADAGKFISAFQPDEAQYWLSAQAAAAGGSWYNVKDDAWVVTADSEASKTVADFWQSMLDDKTTTVLERWGDAFGKALVDQQLIGHIGAAWEAPLLMDAMAGTDNEGQWAVTQIPDYGAGAMTGPDGGSGVAVMKGCEYPEQAMEFNNWFNTQIDDLVSQGLVVAAKGTMTTPDNVKEFYGGQDVFGELAQANANLSADFAYMPYFSSVGPKMSEAAAAAGAGTGSVADIFTAAQSASIQALKDAQLSVAE; encoded by the coding sequence ATGGCTCTGAACAAAAGGAACCTGCTGGCACTGACCGCCGTCATGTCCGCAGCTGCAATCGGCCTGGCCGGCTGCGGTGGCTCGACCGGCGAACAGTCCAAGGAAAGCGACCAGTCCGCTCCGCCCGCCTCCGACAGTGGCGAAGCCGTCGAAATCAACTACCTGCACCGCCTCCCCGACGGGGACGGGATGACCAAGGTGTCGGAGATCGTGGCTCGCTGGAACGAAGAGCACCCCGACATCCAGGTGACCGCCACCAAGTTTGATGGCAAGGCCGCCGAAATGATCAAGAAGCTGGAAACCGACATCGCGGCCAACAACGGCCCCTGTCTGGCCCAGCTCGGCTACGCCGAGGTCCCCGAGATGTTCGTCAAGGGCCTGACCGAGGACGTGACCGAGTACGCCGACCAGTACAAGGACAACTTCTCCGGCGCCTTCAACATGATGAAGGTGGGCGACACCGTCGTGGGTCTGCCCCAGGACACCGGACCCCTCGTCTACTACTACAACAAGGCTGCCTTCGAGGACCTGGGGATCCAGGTTCCCACCAACCTCGAAGAGTTCAAGACCGCAGCCAAGACCGCGGCTGACGCCGGCAAGTTCATCTCCGCCTTCCAGCCCGACGAAGCCCAGTACTGGTTGTCTGCCCAGGCAGCTGCCGCCGGTGGCTCCTGGTACAACGTGAAGGATGATGCCTGGGTGGTGACCGCTGACAGCGAAGCCTCCAAGACCGTGGCTGACTTCTGGCAGTCGATGCTGGACGACAAGACCACCACCGTCCTGGAGCGCTGGGGCGATGCCTTCGGCAAGGCGCTGGTTGACCAGCAGCTGATCGGCCACATTGGCGCCGCTTGGGAAGCTCCCCTGCTGATGGACGCGATGGCCGGCACCGACAACGAAGGCCAGTGGGCCGTCACCCAGATTCCGGATTACGGCGCGGGCGCCATGACCGGCCCCGACGGCGGCTCCGGTGTGGCCGTGATGAAGGGTTGCGAATACCCCGAGCAGGCCATGGAGTTCAACAACTGGTTCAACACCCAGATTGACGACCTGGTCTCCCAGGGCCTCGTGGTGGCCGCCAAGGGCACCATGACCACCCCGGACAACGTGAAGGAATTCTACGGCGGCCAGGACGTCTTCGGTGAGCTGGCTCAGGCCAACGCGAACCTGTCGGCTGACTTCGCCTACATGCCGTACTTCTCCTCGGTTGGCCCGAAGATGAGCGAGGCGGCCGCAGCCGCCGGGGCCGGCACGGGCTCCGTCGCAGATATCTTCACCGCCGCCCAAAGTGCCTCCATTCAGGCACTGAAGGACGCACAGCTCTCGGTAGCTGAGTAA
- a CDS encoding sugar ABC transporter permease has product MSASTVDTKPRRARFRSREARDARVGWAFVAPFALAFVLVFLIPIIVSIRQSFFRQLPSGGGAYGGGELLDTFVGWQNYAEVVGNERFWAGMGRVVLYACFQIPVMILLALGLALLIDSFIIKRVGVFRLGNFLPYAIPGIVAAMVWLYLYTPEISPIVKGLEALGMNVDFMSKNMMLLSMANMTTWTYTGYNMLIFLAALQAIPHDLYEAARIDGATGWQIVYKIKVPLVSGAALLAVLLSIIGTIQLFNEPAVMETANPWMGKDYTPMMMAYNTMMGTITPAGDGPASAISITMAVIAGALAVIYALLQGKVARSE; this is encoded by the coding sequence TTGTCTGCCTCCACCGTCGACACTAAGCCTCGACGCGCTAGATTCCGTTCCCGCGAAGCGCGGGACGCCCGGGTGGGTTGGGCGTTTGTCGCCCCCTTCGCCCTGGCGTTCGTCCTGGTATTTCTCATTCCCATCATCGTTTCCATCCGTCAGTCCTTCTTCCGTCAGCTCCCGTCCGGGGGCGGCGCCTACGGTGGGGGCGAACTGCTCGACACCTTCGTCGGCTGGCAAAACTACGCCGAAGTAGTTGGCAACGAGCGCTTCTGGGCGGGCATGGGCCGCGTGGTCCTGTACGCCTGCTTCCAGATTCCCGTCATGATCCTGCTGGCCCTGGGGCTGGCGCTGCTGATCGACTCGTTCATCATCAAGCGGGTGGGGGTGTTCCGCCTCGGAAACTTCCTGCCCTACGCCATTCCCGGTATCGTCGCCGCCATGGTCTGGCTGTACCTCTACACCCCGGAGATTTCCCCGATCGTCAAGGGCCTTGAAGCCCTCGGCATGAACGTGGACTTCATGTCCAAAAACATGATGCTCCTGTCCATGGCCAACATGACCACCTGGACCTACACCGGCTACAACATGCTGATCTTCCTGGCGGCTCTGCAGGCCATTCCGCACGACCTGTACGAGGCGGCCCGGATCGACGGCGCCACCGGCTGGCAGATCGTCTACAAGATCAAGGTGCCGCTGGTTTCCGGGGCGGCCCTCCTGGCCGTGCTGCTCTCCATCATCGGCACGATCCAGCTGTTCAACGAACCGGCGGTGATGGAGACCGCCAACCCGTGGATGGGGAAGGACTACACCCCGATGATGATGGCGTACAACACGATGATGGGGACCATCACCCCGGCCGGTGACGGTCCCGCCTCCGCCATCTCGATCACGATGGCTGTGATCGCGGGGGCCCTGGCCGTCATCTACGCCCTGCTACAAGGAAAGGTGGCGCGCAGTGAATAA
- a CDS encoding carbohydrate ABC transporter permease, producing MNNVPRTLQASALAKTLTWVALIAALVYFLAPILWIIISSTKTNSELVSTNGFLFGQFNLAENYDKLMSWTQDLFWRWVGNSLLYSTVAGVVGTLISVMAGYGLAKFAFPGRGLTLGFIMGGLLMPVALLTIPLYIVFHNLGLTNTMWAIIIPSCVSPFGVFLGRVYAESSVPTELIEAARIDGASEARIFFTMVLRLLAPAMVTIFLFIFVATWNNFLLPLMMVSSPEIKPVTLGLYGMMSYFAPQKGAVMLGALLGVIPLIILFLGLQRYWQSGLAAGAVKG from the coding sequence GTGAATAACGTACCCCGGACGCTGCAGGCGTCGGCCCTAGCGAAGACCCTGACCTGGGTAGCGCTGATTGCCGCCCTGGTCTACTTCCTGGCCCCGATCCTGTGGATCATCATCTCCTCAACCAAAACCAACTCGGAACTGGTCTCAACCAACGGGTTCCTGTTCGGGCAGTTCAACCTGGCCGAAAACTACGACAAGCTGATGAGCTGGACCCAGGACCTGTTCTGGCGCTGGGTCGGCAACTCCCTGCTCTACTCAACCGTGGCGGGGGTGGTCGGGACGCTGATCTCGGTCATGGCCGGCTATGGGCTGGCGAAATTCGCCTTCCCCGGACGCGGCCTCACCCTCGGTTTCATCATGGGTGGGCTGCTGATGCCGGTGGCGCTGCTGACCATCCCGCTGTACATCGTCTTCCACAACCTGGGCCTGACGAACACCATGTGGGCGATCATCATCCCGTCCTGCGTCTCCCCATTCGGGGTGTTCCTGGGCCGGGTCTACGCCGAATCCTCAGTTCCGACCGAACTGATCGAAGCGGCCCGGATCGACGGCGCCTCCGAAGCGCGGATCTTCTTCACCATGGTGCTGCGCCTGCTGGCCCCCGCCATGGTGACGATCTTCCTGTTCATCTTCGTGGCCACCTGGAATAACTTCCTGCTGCCACTAATGATGGTCTCTTCCCCGGAGATCAAACCGGTCACCCTGGGTCTGTACGGCATGATGAGTTACTTCGCTCCGCAAAAGGGCGCGGTCATGCTGGGAGCCCTCCTCGGGGTGATCCCGCTGATCATCCTGTTCCTGGGATTGCAGCGATACTGGCAATCAGGCTTGGCGGCCGGAGCCGTCAAGGGTTGA
- a CDS encoding DeoR/GlpR family DNA-binding transcription regulator — protein MERLARLTALLDLVTERGSVRVDELVQELGVSPATVRRDLDHLAAQQLLQRTRGGAAPNPSSTNLPFRYKIADRDDPLLRIAERAAQLVEPGAVVGVNGGRTTTEVARMVATRQELVDSDERHQVVVVTNAVNIANELAIRRNLRLVLTGGVVRAMSYELIGPLAARVLDDVSIDVLFLGVNAIDAGGAYTHHDGEAEINALLVKSSAKVVVVAASAKLKARSFVRICHLNQVDLVITDVDADPERVEQLVAAGVEVQLV, from the coding sequence ATGGAACGACTTGCAAGACTGACGGCGCTGTTGGACCTGGTCACCGAACGCGGTTCGGTCCGGGTGGACGAACTGGTGCAGGAGCTGGGAGTTTCCCCGGCTACCGTCCGGCGCGACCTGGATCATTTGGCGGCCCAGCAGCTGCTGCAGCGCACCCGCGGGGGCGCGGCGCCGAACCCGTCCTCGACCAACCTCCCGTTTCGGTACAAGATTGCCGACCGGGACGACCCGCTGCTGCGGATCGCGGAACGCGCGGCCCAACTGGTGGAGCCGGGCGCGGTGGTGGGGGTCAACGGGGGCCGGACCACGACCGAGGTGGCCCGGATGGTGGCCACCCGCCAGGAGCTGGTGGACTCGGACGAACGCCACCAGGTGGTGGTGGTGACCAACGCGGTCAACATTGCCAACGAGCTGGCGATCAGGCGGAACCTGCGCCTGGTGCTGACCGGCGGGGTGGTTCGGGCCATGAGCTACGAACTGATTGGCCCGCTGGCGGCCCGGGTGCTGGACGACGTCTCCATCGACGTGCTGTTCCTCGGGGTCAACGCGATTGATGCGGGGGGAGCTTACACTCACCACGACGGGGAGGCGGAGATTAACGCGCTCCTGGTGAAGAGCTCGGCCAAAGTGGTGGTGGTCGCGGCCTCGGCCAAGCTGAAGGCACGTTCTTTCGTCCGGATTTGCCACCTGAACCAGGTGGACCTGGTGATCACCGATGTGGACGCCGATCCGGAGCGGGTGGAGCAGCTGGTAGCAGCCGGGGTGGAAGTCCAGTTGGTCTGA
- a CDS encoding UDP-N-acetylmuramate dehydrogenase, giving the protein MTNLAELTTFRIGGPAGSLVDVNGPQELAEAVRTADREGQPVLVLGGGSNLLVADEGFPGVVIRDLSQDIAVVDSSGCGGNSVRVSAGTNWDDFSAYCVQQDWMGVEALAGIPGTVGAAPVQNIGAYGQEVAETLASVRVLDRLTGRIEQLALFDLHLGYRDSVLKRSLVSERAGGGRLWGPTGRWVVLEAEFQLRNASLSSPVRYRELADHLGINLGERAPSARVREAVLDLRRSKGMVLDPSDHDTWSAGSFFTNPIVDEAVELPADAPRFPVEQRSLVNSIAGKAPVVPGLVKLSAAWLIAHAGFSKGYPAGAPASLSTKHVLALTNRGGAKATDVMALATEIQRRVADKFGVQLVPEPVLVSMKKA; this is encoded by the coding sequence ATGACTAATCTGGCTGAACTGACTACGTTCCGGATCGGGGGACCCGCCGGGTCGCTGGTCGACGTTAACGGCCCCCAGGAGCTCGCTGAGGCGGTGCGGACGGCCGACCGGGAGGGTCAGCCGGTGCTGGTCCTCGGGGGCGGCTCAAACCTGCTGGTGGCCGATGAGGGCTTCCCCGGCGTGGTGATTCGCGACCTGAGTCAGGACATCGCCGTGGTCGACTCCTCCGGGTGCGGGGGCAACTCCGTCCGGGTCAGTGCCGGGACTAACTGGGATGACTTCTCCGCCTACTGCGTCCAGCAGGACTGGATGGGCGTGGAGGCGCTGGCCGGGATCCCCGGGACCGTGGGGGCAGCCCCGGTCCAGAACATCGGTGCCTACGGCCAGGAGGTGGCGGAGACGCTGGCCTCCGTCCGGGTGCTGGATCGCCTCACCGGCCGGATCGAGCAGCTCGCCCTGTTTGACCTGCACCTGGGCTACCGCGACTCGGTCCTGAAACGCTCCCTGGTTAGTGAACGAGCCGGGGGCGGGCGCCTCTGGGGGCCGACGGGCCGCTGGGTGGTGCTGGAGGCCGAGTTCCAGCTGCGAAACGCCTCGCTCTCATCTCCGGTCCGCTATCGCGAGTTGGCCGACCACCTTGGAATCAACCTGGGGGAGCGGGCCCCCAGCGCGCGCGTGCGCGAAGCCGTGCTGGACCTGCGCCGGTCCAAGGGGATGGTGCTGGACCCCAGCGACCACGACACCTGGTCCGCCGGCTCGTTCTTCACCAACCCGATTGTGGACGAGGCGGTGGAGCTGCCCGCGGACGCGCCCCGCTTCCCGGTTGAGCAGCGCTCGCTGGTGAACTCAATTGCCGGGAAGGCCCCGGTCGTGCCGGGCCTGGTCAAGCTGTCGGCAGCCTGGCTGATCGCCCACGCCGGTTTCTCCAAGGGGTATCCCGCGGGCGCGCCGGCCAGCCTGTCAACCAAGCACGTGTTGGCGCTCACCAACCGCGGCGGCGCCAAAGCCACCGATGTGATGGCGCTGGCCACCGAGATTCAGCGGCGGGTGGCGGATAAATTTGGGGTACAGCTGGTACCCGAGCCGGTCTTGGTTTCAATGAAGAAGGCATGA